Genomic window (Oncorhynchus mykiss isolate Arlee chromosome 28, USDA_OmykA_1.1, whole genome shotgun sequence):
cccagttgcacagggcggggtcgagacccagggtctcgagcttgatgacgagcttggagggtactatggtgttgaatgccgagctgtagtcgatgaacagcattctcacataggtattcctcttgtccagatgggttagggcagtgtgcagtgtggttgagattgcatcgtctgtggacctatttgggcggtaagcaaattggagtgggtctagggtgtcaggtagggtggaggtgatatggtccttgactagtctctcaaagcacttcatgatgacggaagtgagtgctacggggcggtagtcgtttagctcagttaccttagctttcttgggaacaggaacaatggtggccctcttgaagcatgtgggaacagcagactggtatagggattgattgaatatgtccgtaaacacaccggccagctggtctgcgcatgctctgagggcgcggctggggatgccgtctgggcctgcagccttgcgagggttaacacgtttaaatgtctttctCACCTCGGccgcagtgaaggagagaccgcatgttttcgttgcaggccgtgtcagtggcactgtattgtcctcaaagcgggcaaaaaagttatttagtctgcctgggagcaggacatcctggtccgtgactgggctggatttcttcctgtagtccgtgattgactgtagaccctgccacatgcctcttgcgtctgagccgttgaattgagattctactttgtctctgtactgacgcttagcttgtttgatagccttgcggagggaatagctgcactgttttgtattcggtcatgttaccagacaccttgccctgattaaaagcagtggttcgcgctttcagtttcacgcgaatgctgccatcaatccacggtttctggttagggaatgttttaatcgttgctatgggaacgacatcttcaacgcacgttctaatgaactcgcacaccgaatcagcgtattcgtcaatgttgttgtctgacgcaatacgaaacatgtcccagtccacgtgatggaagcagtcttggagtgtggagtcagcttggtcggaccagcgttggacagacctcagcgtgggagcctcttgttttagtttctgtctgtaggcagggatcaacaaaatggagtcgtggtcagcttttccgaaaggggggcggggcagggccttatatgcgtcgcggaagttagagtaacaatgatccaaggtctttccacccctggttgcgcaatcgatatgctgataaaatttagggagtcttgttttcagattagctttgttaaaatccccagctacaatgaatgcagcctccggataaatggtttccagtttgcaaagagtcaaataaagttcattcagagccatcgatgtgtctgcttggggggggatatatacggctgtgattataatcgaagagaattctcttggtagataatgcggtctacatttgattgtgaggaattctaaatcaggtgaacagaaggatttgagttcctgtatgtttctttcatcacaccatgtcacgttagccataaggcatacgcccccgcccctcttcttaccagaaagatgtttgtttctgtctgcgcgatgcgtggagaaacccgttggctgcaccgcctcggatagcgtctctccagtgagccacgtttccgtgaagcaaagaacgttacagtctctgatgtccctctggaatgctacccttgctcggatttcatcaaccttgttgtcaagagactggacattggcaagaagaatgctagggagtggtgcacggtgtgcccgtctccggagtctgaccagaagaccgcctcgtttccctctttttcggagtcgtttttttgggtcgctgcatgggatccgctccgttgtcctgtttgtaaggcagaacacaggatccatgtcgcgaaaaacatattcttggtcgtactgatggtgagttgacgctgatcttatattcagtagttcttctctactgtatgtaatgaaacctaagatgacctgggatactaatgtaagaaataacacgtaaaatgatagagggttggaggctgagagagggttggaggctgagggagggctgagggctgagatAGGGTTGGGGGCTGCtagagggctgggggctgagaggGTTGGACAGGACATAGGGTTGGAGGCTGAgatagggctgggggctgagagagggttggagggtgaGATAGGGCTGGGGACTGAGAGAAGGTTGGGGGCTGAGAGAGGGTTGGGggctgagagagggttggaggctgagagagggttgGGGGCTGAGAGAGTGCTGAGGGCTGAGATAGGGCTGCGGACagagagggttggaggctgagagagggctgggggctgaCAGAGGGTTGTACAGGACATAGATAGGGCTGGGggtgagagagggttggaggctgaGGGGGGGTTGGAGGCTGAGGGAGGATTGGAGGCTGAGGGGGGGGGTTGGAGGCTGAGAGCGggttggaggctgagagagggctgggggctgagaggGGGTTGGACAGGACATAGGGTTGGGGGCTGAGAGAGGGTTGGGGACTGAGAGAGGGTTGGGggctgagagagggttggaggctgagagagggctgggggctgagaggattggacaggacATAGGGTTGGAGGCTGAGATAGGGCTGGGGcctgagagagggttggagggtgagagagggctggggacTGAGAGAAGGTTGGGGGCTGAGATAGGGTTGGGGGCTGAGAGGGTTGGAGTCTGAGAGAGGGTTGGGGGCTGAGAGAGTGCTGAGggctgagagagggttggaggctgagagagggctgggggctgagagagggttggaggctgagagagggctGGAGGCTGAGAGAAGGTCGGACAGGACATAGGGTTGGAGGCTGAgatagggctgggggctgagagaggtttggaggctgagacagggctGTGGGCTGAGAGAGAGTTGGGGGCTGAGAGAGGGTTGGACAGGAcatagggctgggggctgagagagggttggaggctgaGATAGGGCTGCGGACagagagggttggaggctgagagagggctGTTGGGCTGAGAGAGGGTTGTACAGGACATAGggatggggggtgagagagggttggaggctgaGATAGGGCTGGGGACTGAAAGATggttggaggctgagagaggtttggaggctgagatagggctgagggctgagagaCGGTTGGGGGATAAAGAGAGGGTTGGAGTCTGAGAGAGGGCTGGAGGCTGAGATAGTGCTGGGGGCTgagggagggttggaggctgagggagggttggaggctgAGGGAGGATTGGAGGCTGAGGGGGGGTTGGAGGCTGAGAGCGggttggaggctgagagaggccTGGTGGCTTAGAGAGGGTTGGACAGGACATAGGGTTGGGGGCTGAGAGAGGGTTGGGGACTGAGAGAGGGTTGGGGGCTGAGCGAGggttggaggctgagagagggtcgggggctgagagagggctgagggctgagagagggttgggggctgagagagggttgggggctgagagagggttggaggctgagagagggttgAGGATTGAGAGAGGGTTGAGGATTGAGAGAGAGCTGAGGGCTGAGAGAGGTTTGGAGGCTGAGATAGGGTTGGAGGCTGAGAAAGggttggaggctgagagagggttgAGGGCTGAGATAGGGATGGGGACagagagggttggaggctgagagagggctGGGATCTGAGAGAGGGTTGGACAGGACATAGGGCTGGGGGTTagagagggttggaggctgagatagggctgggggctgagagaAGGTTGGAGGCTAagagagggctgggggctgagagtgggttggaggctgagagagggctgggggctTAGAGAGGGTTGGACAGAACATAGGGTTGGAGGCTGAgatagggctgggggctgagagagggttggaggctgagatagggcttggggctgagagagagttgggggctgagagagggctgagggctgagatAGGGTTGGGGGCTGCtagagggctgggggctgagaggGTTGGACAGGACATAGGGTTGGAGGCTGAgatagggctgggggctgagagagggttggagggtgaGATAGGGCTGGGGACTGAGAGAAGGTTGGGGGCTGAGAGAGGGTTGGGggctgagagagggttggaggctgagagagggttgGGGGCTGAGAGAGTGCTGAGGGCTGAGATAGGGCTGCGGACagagagggttggaggctgagagagggctgggggctgaCAGAGGGTTGTACAGGACATAGATAGGGCTGGGggtgagagagggttggaggctgaGGGGGGGTTGGAGGCTGAGGGAGGATTGGAGGCTGAGGGGGGGGTTGGAGGCTGAGAGCGggttggaggctgagagagggctgggggctgagaggGGGTTGGACAGGACATAGGGTTGGGGGCTGAGAGAGGGTTGGGGACTGAGAGAGGGTTGGGggctgagagagggttggaggctgagagagggctgggggctgagaggattggacaggacATAGGGTTGGAGGCTGAGATAGGGCTGGGGcctgagagagggttggagggtgagagagggctggggacTGAGAGAAGGTTGGGGGCTGAGATAGGGTTGGGggctgagagagggttggaggctgagagagggttgGGGGCTGAGAGGGTTGGAGTCTGAGAGAGGGTTGGGGGCTGAGAGAGTGCTGAGggctgagagagggttggaggctgagagagggctgggggctgagagagggttggaggctgagagagggctGGAGGCTGAGAGAAGGTCGGACAGGACATAGGGTTGGAGGCTGAgatagggctgggggctgagagaggtttggaggctgagacagggctgggggctgagagaGAGTTGGGGGCTGAGAGAGGGTTGGACAGGAcatagggctgggggctgagagagggttggaggctgaGATAGGGCTGCGGACagagagggttggaggctgagagagggctGTTGGGCTGAGAGAGGGTTGTACAGGACATAGggatggggggtgagagagggttggaggctgaGATAGGGCTGGGGACTGAAAGATggttggaggctgagagaggttTGGAGGCTGAGATAGGGTTGAGGGCTGAGAGACGGTTGGGGGATAAAGAGAGTGTTGGAGTCTGAGAGAGGGCTGGAGGCTGAGATAGTGCTGGGGGCTgagggagggttggaggctgagggagggttggaggctgAGGGAGGATTGGAGGCTGAGGGGGGGTTGGAGGCTGAGAGCGggttggaggctgagagaggccTGGTGGCTTAGAGAGGGTTGGACAGGACATAGGGTTGGGGGCTGAGAGAGGGTTGGGGACTGAGAGAGGGTTGGGGGCTGAGCGAGggttggaggctgagagagggtcgggggctgagagagggctgagggctgagagagggttgggggctgagagagggttgggggctgagagagggttggaggctgagagagggttgaggattgagagagggttgaggattgagagagagctgagggctgagagagggttggaggctgaGATAGGGTTGGGGGCTGAGAGAGGGCTGAGGGATGAGATAGGGTttggaggctgagagaggttTGGAGGCTGAGATAGGGTTGGAGGCTGAGAAAGggttggaggctgagagagggttgAGGGCTGAGATAGGGATGGGGACagagagggttggaggctgagagagggctGGGATCTGAGAGAGGGTTGGACAGGACATAGGGCTGGGggtgagagagggttggaggctgaGATAGGGCTGGGGACTGAGAGAAGGTTGGAGGCTAagagagggctgggggctgagagtgggttggaggctgagagagggctgggggctTAGAGAGGGTTGGACAGAACATAGGGTTGGAGGCTGAgatagggctgggggctgagagagggttggaggctgagatagggctgggggctgagagaGAGTTGGGGGCTGAGAGAGGGTTGGACAGGACATAGGgctggaggctgagagagggttgggggctgagagagggctgagggctgagagagggttgggggctgagagagggttggaggctgagagagggttggaggctgagagagggctgggggctgagagagggttggaggctgtgagagggttggaggctgTGAGAGGGTTGTGGGCTgagggagggttggaggctgAGGGAGGGTTGGAGGCTCAGAGAGGGTTGGGGGCTGAGATAGGGTTGGGggctgagagagggttggaggctgaaagagggttggaggctgagagagggttggaggctgagagagggttgAGGACTGAGGTGCAGTCACAGCTCTTTTTTTCCCTCCTTTAGGCCCCTCTCTCACTcgtctgttttctgtctctctttctccctcttttgtGAAGGAGTGACTGTGGGTCTCAATCAATCAAGGCCCTTGTTGTAAGGTGGCTGTTGTCAACGACACTGAAGCAGTCAAGCCTGTAGTATTTGACCCCTCCCCtcatcccttcttccctctctctattcttcatctcttcctcctctctcctcttaggCCCCCATAGTTTCACTTCTTATtggtccgagagagagagagagacactgggtcGCTTTTAAATCACTGCGGTTTCATCTCCTGCGGGGGATGTGTGCTCACGCTTCGGAGAGCCCACTGAATGAGGGCGAATGCCCCCGCTGTCGCCGCTCGTTCACAcggtggttagaggaggggagaagggccGCCGGTGTGGTCATCATGCTCGCTCAGCTTTGAACAAACCCCATCCCACCTCTTTttactcctcctttcctcctccctttcctcctccctttcctcctcctttcctcctcctttcctcctcctttcctcctccctttcctcctcctttcctcctcctttcctcctccctttcctcctcctttcctcctcctttcctcctcctttcctcctccctttcctcctcctttcctcctcctttcctcctccctttcctcctcctttcctcctccctttcctcctccctttcctcctccctttcctcctcctttcctcctcctttcctcctccctttcctcctcctttcctcctcctttactcctcctttcctcctcctttcctcctccactTCAGATGTCTGCATATGGATAGCTTTGTCCAACCGAGATTAATTGATGAACCAAAAGTAAGAACGAAAGAAAAGAAGGAATGTGATCCAATATACTTCCTTTTGAGAAAAAAGGAGGGAAAAGAGGGGAGCTGTTTAGAGGGGGCACATCCTCCACCCACTAGAAGCAACATGGGATTCCATTTTACACAGTCCTTATATAAACACGCGGGTCTTGTTTGGGGGAGAACCAAAGACCAAAAGAGGGGGAAACCAAACGTGTTAGGGGGAGACAATGTGGTGAAGGCTCCTAAGTGACCTGAGCAGGGGATTGAAGGGTGTTACAGAGATGACTGTGACCCACCTAATTAAGGCATGAAAAAGGCATGAAAATCCCCATTGAAATGGAGTGAGAGGAAGAGTGTGTAGAACAGGCCATGGAGAAAAGGAAATGTGAAGGATTAGTGTGTGAAGAAGCAAAACAAACATGAGTTCTATCCACCTCATTTTCGAAtgcttttaaaaaaatgaaagccATGGATACAACTATGGATACAACTTTCTCCACGGTCGAGTATTTTCATAATTCATATGAGTGCCACTAGAGATTCCTGCATTAGCATGTTTCTCTGGGGCTGCTAATATGCCTGGACCTTGTAGGCTAAACTTCAGAGAAAAAAAACCATAACTGATCCAAATGGTTGTCCAATCAGGCAGGCTGGATGCAGTTATTTCGAAAAGAATGTGCATTCAAATAGCCAGGCTTTATAGCGGTTATTTCTTTAATTAACATGGGCTATTCACTGCTGTTTTAAAGCCTGGACTAGAGTTTTGTATTCACTTGAAAACAATAATAACATTATTCATTACATTGGGTTTTTGTAGCAAGGGCAGGATACATTTATTGTCCCGTAAAAACTGAAACAATAAGGTAGCTTTTCGAACTGGTACCCAGGGACTGGGGGAGAGCACACTCAGCGCAGCCTCAGGAGCGCACATAATGTCCGCTACCTCTGATTTGGTTAAGtgatcaactttttttttttttcactgtgTAAATTGACTGTATATATTTACTTCAGTATTAAACCTAATACTGAGTTTTTGAATTGTGTTCTAATATGCATACGCTTCTAACTTCTAACGTAGGCCATAGGCTACATAATTATGCGCTTGGCCTCTATTCCTCCTAAAACTTCTGGAGTCCCAGGAAAAGCTAGATAacaaaagcttgttggacacttaTTTATAATGATTTATTTAGCCTACTAATAGCGTATTGGGACGAGAGACGCTTGTTTTTGCTTGCTGAATGTAAAATAGGCTACAGCAGGGAGTTGAAAAGGAGAAGCCCTTTTTTAGTAGGCCAATCATAACACCGGGCATCATACATCCTGAAAAAAATAGACCATCTGAGTGTCCTGCTAATGTACCTTTCTGGACCTTGAGGATAGACCCAAACTGATCCAAATGGTTTCATAACCAGGCCTAGGCTGTATAGAGCACAGCCTGGAGGAACACACTCTGCGTTCCCGGGGACCACAGAGCACAGCCTGGAGGAGCACACTCTGCCTGCCCGGGGACCACAGAGCACAGCCTGGAGGAACACACTCTGCCTGCCCGGGGACTAAAGAGCACAGCCTGGAGTTACACACTCTGCCTGCCCGGCGACGACAGAGCACAGCCTGGAGGAACACACTCTGCCTGCCCGGGGACCACAGAGCACAGCCTGGAGGAACACACTCTGCCTGCCCAGGGACCACAGAGCACAGCCTGGAGGAACACACTCTGCCTGCCCGGGTGACCACAGAGCACAGCCTGGAGGAACACACTCTGCCTGCCCGGGGACCACAGAGCACAGCCTGGAGGAACACACTCTGCCTGCCCGGGGGACCACAGAGCACAGCCTGGAGGAACACACTCTGCCTGCCCGGGGAGGACAGAGCACAGCCTGGAGGAACACACTCTGCCTGCCCGGGGGACCACAGAGCACAGCCTGGAGGAACACACTCTGCCTGCCCGGGGACCACAGAGCACAGCCTGGAGGAACACACTCTGCCTGCCCGGGGGACCACAGAGCACAGCCTGGAGGAACACACTCCAGATCTGCCATTTAATAATCTGTCCATTTATTGTCCTTACACTTTGACGGGTAAATATTTCACCTATCACCCTAATATTTAGCTAATGAATTGCCTAATATCTAACTAATATTTAGCTAACGAATGGCCTAATATCTAACTAATATTTAGCTAATGAATGGCCTAATATCTAACTAATATTTAGCTTCTTACTTCAGATACACATCActtacccctcccccctctctcttccacctgtTTCCGTGTGCAACAGGCTATGCAAGCCTCTCCGAAATAGTGGGATGGCGTGGAAGAAACAATGGTAGTATTCGCACCAGAGCAGTGACTGTTTCTCATCAACCTCAAGGTAGTTTGAGCTAaacagtttgtgtgtatgttttcaaaatcaaatcaaatttagaGAAAATTGGAATCATTGTGAATGCAACTGAATGTTTCTTGGGTCTTCGTGAGTTCGCAACTGAGACCTTGCAAGAAATCCTGTCAGGGAATATTATGCACTCACAGGCCCCTAGGTCTGTTTAGGGATGTATTTTGGAATGAACTATGGGATGGGTTTTTGGAATGGACTGTGATTGAGGAAGCAGGAGGGGTTTTTGGAATGGACTGTGATTGAAGAAGTGGGAGGGGTTTTGAAATGGACTGTGATTGAGGAAGTGGGAGGGGTTTTGGAATGGACTGTGATTGAGGAAGTGGGATGGGCTTTTGGAATGGACTGTGATTGAGGAAGGGGGATGGGTTTTGAAATGGACTGTGATTGAGGAAGTGGGAGGGGTTTTGAAATGGACTGTGATTGAGGAAGTGGGATGGGTTTTGGAATGGACTGTGATTGAGGAAGTGGGATGGGTTTTGAAATGGACTGTGATTGAGGAAGTGGGATGGGTTTTGAAATGGACTGTGATTGAGGAGGTGGGATGGGTTTTGTTTGTCTGTTATTGTATTTTGTATAATGTTGTTTTTTCCACCTTTCCTGCAAGGATGAAAATGTTCTCGTTCAATACCGCGTCTAGGTGGTGGCGGTAACGCATCGTTCATGTTGGATGCCAACCCACCGTTAAACCCCATCGGAGAGAAAGAAGTTGAGGATAGAAAATGCATTGGTGTGATCATTTGTGGCCTGTTTTGATAACATTGAGTACAGTGCAGACAGAGAAATGAGTACAGTGCAGACAGAGTAATTAGTACAGTGCAGACAGAGAAATGAGTACAGTGCAGACAGAGAAATGAGTACAGTGCAGACAGAGAAATGAGTACAGTGCAGACAGAGAAATGAGTACAGTGCAGACAGAGAAATTAGTACAGTGCAGACAGAGAAATGAGTACAGTGCAGACAGATAAATTAGTACAGTGCAGACAGAGCAATGAGTACAGTGCagacagagtattgagtacaggtgCAGACAGAGAAATGAGTACAGTGCAGACAGAGAAATGAGTACAGTGCAGACAGAGAAATGAGTACAGTGCATACAGAGCAATGAGTACAGTGCagacagagtattgagtacagtgCAGACAGAGAAATTAGTACAGTGCAGACAGAGAAATGAGTACAGTGCAGACAGAGCAATGAGTACAGTGCATACAGAGCAATGAGTACAGTGCATACAGAGCAATGAGTACAGTGCAGACAGAGCAATGAGTACAGTGCAGACAGAGCAATGAGTACAGTGCAGACAGAGGAATGAGTACAGTGCAGACAGAGAAATGAGTACAGTGCAGACAGAGAAATGAGTACAGTGCAGACAGAGAAATTAGTACAGTGCAGACAGAGCAATGAGTACAGTGCAGACAGAGCAATGAGTACAGTGCAGACAGAGAAATGAGTACAGTGCAGGCAGAGAAATTAGTACAGTGCAGACAGAGCAATGAGTACAGTGCAGACAGAGACATGAGTACAGTGCAGACAGAAATGAGTACAGTGCAGACAGAGAAATGAGTACAGTATAGACAGAGAAATGAGTACAGTGCAGACAGAGAAATTAGTACAGTGCAGACAGAGAAATGAGTACAGTAAAGACAGAGCAATGAGTACAGTGCAGACAGAGAAATGAGTACAGTGCAGACAGAGAAATGAGTACAGTGCAGACAGAGAAATGAGTACAGTGCAGACAGAGAAATGAGTACAGTGCAGACAGAGAAATCAGTACAGTGCAGACAGAGCAATGAGTACAGTGCAGACAGAGAAATGAGTACAGTGCAGACAGAGAAATGAGTACAGTGCAGACAGAGAAATGAGTACAGTGCAGACAGATAAATTAGTACAGTGCAGACAGAGCAATGAGTACAGTGCagacagagtattgagtacaggtgCAGACAGAGAAATGAGTACAGTGCAGACAGAGAAATGAGTACAGTGCAGACAGAGAAATGAGTACAGTGCAGACAGAGCAATGAGTACAGTGCATACAGAGCAATGAGTACAGTGCAGACAGAGCAATGAGTACAGTGCAGACAGAGCAATGAGTACAGTGCAGACAGAGCAATGAGTACAGTGCAGACAGAGGAATGAGTACAGTGCAGACAGAGAAATGAGTACAGTGCAGACAGAGAAATTAGTACAGTGCAGACAGAGAAATGAGTACAGTGCAGACAGAGAAATTAGTACAGTGCAGACAGAGCAATGAGTACAGTGCAGACAGAGCAATGAGTACAGTGCAGGCAGAGAAATTAGTACAGTGCAGACAGAGCAATGAGTACAGTGCAGACAGAGACATGAGTACAGTGCAGACAGAAATGAGTACAGTGCAGACAGAGCATTGAGTACAGTGCAGACAGAGAAATGAGTACAGTGCAGACAGAGAAATGAGTACAGTGCAGACAGAGAAATTAGTACAGTGCAGACAGAGCAATGAGTACAGTACAGACAGAGCAATGAGTACAGTGCAGACAGAGAAATGAGTACAGTGCAGACAGAGAAATGAGTACAGTGCAGACAGAGAAATGAGTACAGTGCAGACAGAGAAATGAGTACAGTGCAGACAGAGAAATCAGTACAGTGCAGACAGAGCAATGAGTACAGTGCAGACAGAGAAATGAGTACAGTGCAGACAGAGAAATGAGTACAGTGCACAATAAGACCCAAAGGAATGGACAACCATTAGAACAATGGACATCACTTGGAAACCACCTGAGCAACGAGGCAATGTTATACTGTAAAATATGTCCAGGCTAAATGGTGTTTGTTGTTGAATTGTTACATTTAGatatttaaataaatattatattattttttaattagGCCTACATGCGCATTGAAGTATTAGTTGCAGTTGTCACTTTGACAATGAACACACCCTGAAAGcactgaatggtctgaaccagtatctgtgtgttagagacctcacggggcggcagggtagcctagtggttagagcgttggactagttaccgaaaggttgcaagttcaatttcctgagctgacaaggtacaaatctgtcgttctgcccctgaacaaggcagttaacccgttGTCCCTagggccgccattgaaaataagaatttgttcttaactgacttgcctagttaaacaaaggataaataaataaaatgaacgGTCTGAACGAGTATCTGTGAATTAGAGACCTCATTAaccgtcatggtcaaaacatattgatacagtagTAGCTAAGTCTGTCTATAACAAAGTGATTCTCTGCCTTCTtgacaaggcag
Coding sequences:
- the LOC118944834 gene encoding keratin-associated protein 4-6-like, coding for MADLECVPPGCALWSPGQAECVPPGCALWSPGRQSVFLQAVLCGPPGRQSVFLQAVLCPPRAGRVCSSRLCSVVPRAGRVCSSRLCSVVPGQAECVPPGCALWSPGQAECVPPGCALWSLGRQSVFLQAVLCGPRAGRAECAPPGCALWSPGTQSVFLQAVLYTA